The Pseudomonas extremaustralis genome contains a region encoding:
- the hisS gene encoding histidine--tRNA ligase — MSKSLQAIRGMNDILPEQTPLWRYFEGTVARLLDNYGYKQIRMPIVEFTELFKRSIGEVTDIVEKEMYTFEDRNGDSLTLRPEGTAACVRAVLEHGLTGGGQPQKLWYIGPMFRHERPQKGRYRQFHQIGLEVFNLEGPDIDAELIVLTWRLWGLLGIRDAVKLELNSLGTSESRGRYRVALVEYLSAHLDKLDEDSQRRLKTNPLRVLDTKNADTQAVLVNAPKMADYLDDESRTHFEGLKARLEAAGIPYVINPKLVRGLDYYSKTVFEWVTDKLGAQGTVCAGGRYDGLVEQMGGKPTPGVGFAMGIERLILLLETLEQVPEEISRQVDVYLCAFGEAAELAALALSEKVRDQLPNLRLQINAGAGSFKSQFKKADKSGALYALILGDDELAQQVIGFKPLRGQGEQQNIAFDALAAHLATCVVQG; from the coding sequence GTGAGCAAGTCTCTGCAAGCCATTCGTGGCATGAACGACATCCTGCCTGAGCAGACGCCGCTGTGGCGCTACTTCGAGGGCACTGTCGCGCGCCTGCTGGATAACTACGGTTACAAACAGATCCGTATGCCGATCGTTGAGTTCACCGAGCTGTTCAAGCGCTCCATCGGTGAAGTGACCGACATCGTCGAAAAAGAGATGTACACCTTCGAAGATCGCAACGGCGACTCCCTGACCCTGCGTCCGGAAGGCACCGCCGCGTGCGTGCGCGCCGTGCTCGAGCATGGCCTCACCGGTGGCGGCCAGCCGCAGAAGTTGTGGTACATCGGCCCGATGTTCCGTCACGAGCGCCCACAGAAAGGCCGTTATCGCCAGTTCCACCAGATCGGCCTGGAAGTGTTCAACCTCGAGGGTCCGGACATCGACGCCGAGCTGATCGTGCTGACCTGGCGCCTGTGGGGCCTGCTGGGTATCCGCGACGCGGTCAAGCTCGAGCTCAACAGCCTGGGTACCAGCGAATCCCGGGGCCGCTACCGCGTCGCCCTGGTTGAGTACCTGTCGGCCCACCTGGACAAGCTGGACGAAGACAGCCAGCGCCGTCTGAAAACCAACCCGCTGCGCGTCCTCGACACCAAGAACGCCGATACCCAGGCCGTGCTGGTCAATGCGCCGAAAATGGCCGACTACCTGGACGACGAATCCCGCACGCACTTTGAGGGCCTCAAGGCTCGCCTGGAGGCTGCGGGTATTCCCTACGTGATCAACCCGAAACTGGTGCGCGGCCTCGATTACTACAGCAAGACCGTGTTCGAATGGGTCACCGACAAACTCGGCGCCCAGGGCACCGTGTGTGCCGGTGGCCGTTACGACGGCCTGGTCGAGCAGATGGGTGGCAAGCCGACCCCTGGCGTGGGCTTTGCCATGGGGATCGAGCGGCTGATCCTGCTGCTGGAAACCCTGGAGCAGGTACCGGAAGAAATCTCCCGTCAGGTGGACGTGTACCTGTGCGCCTTTGGCGAGGCCGCCGAACTGGCCGCCCTGGCCCTGAGCGAAAAAGTACGCGACCAACTGCCGAACCTGCGCCTGCAGATCAATGCCGGCGCCGGCAGCTTCAAAAGCCAGTTCAAGAAGGCTGACAAGAGCGGTGCGCTGTATGCGCTGATCCTCGGCGATGACGAGCTGGCCCAGCAGGTGATAGGTTTCAAACCCCTGCGTGGCCAGGGCGAGCAACAGAACATTGCCTTTGATGCGCTCGCTGCGCACTTGGCCACCTGCGTCGTGCAGGGTTGA
- a CDS encoding YfgM family protein — MSSTDDEQLAEFKDWWQRNGKPLVTGGLLALVVVFGWQAWTKYQANQSQGASIVYQQLLETTLTPDGKPDPARVADLASKLKNEFGGSTYAQYGSLFVAKVAVDTGKLDDAAAELKAIVDKPTNPTLGEIARQRLAQVLAAQNKADEALKLLDGDADKAFVATREELKGDLLVQLGRTDEANAAYQKAKAALSDEAAVGGLQIKLDDLAKGDA; from the coding sequence GTGTCGAGTACTGATGATGAGCAACTGGCCGAGTTCAAGGACTGGTGGCAGCGTAACGGCAAGCCCCTGGTTACTGGCGGTCTGCTGGCTTTAGTGGTGGTGTTCGGCTGGCAAGCCTGGACCAAATATCAGGCCAACCAGTCCCAAGGCGCCTCGATCGTTTATCAGCAATTGCTGGAAACAACCCTGACGCCGGACGGCAAGCCCGACCCTGCGCGGGTTGCCGACCTGGCCAGCAAGCTGAAGAACGAATTCGGCGGTAGCACCTACGCCCAATACGGCAGCCTGTTCGTCGCGAAAGTCGCGGTCGATACCGGCAAGCTGGATGACGCCGCCGCCGAACTGAAGGCCATCGTCGACAAACCGACCAACCCGACCCTGGGTGAAATCGCACGTCAGCGCCTGGCTCAGGTATTGGCGGCACAGAATAAGGCCGACGAAGCACTCAAACTGCTCGACGGCGATGCTGACAAGGCATTTGTAGCCACTCGCGAAGAGCTCAAGGGGGACCTGTTGGTCCAATTGGGTCGTACCGACGAAGCCAATGCTGCGTACCAAAAAGCCAAGGCGGCGCTGTCTGATGAAGCGGCGGTCGGTGGCTTACAAATCAAGCTGGACGACTTGGCCAAAGGGGATGCGTGA
- the bamB gene encoding outer membrane protein assembly factor BamB — MRDVIRWKHAALLALAVLAAGCSSNSKKELPPAELTSFKEEVVLQKQWSRSIGDGQGETYNMLVPAIDGDNIVAADVTGVVISMDRMNGDVKWKKDLELPVSGAVGVGYGMVMLGTLKGEVVALDSSTGEEKWRARVTSEVLAPPATNGDIVVVQTQDDRVIGLDASTGAQRWLYDSTPAVLTLRGTSGPIVTNNLAVAGLSTGKVVALDTKNGVPVWETRVAIPQGRSELDRVVDIDGGLLLSGETLYVATYQGRVAALDLQSGRVNWQRDASSYAGVAQGFGSVYVSLASGTVESVDERSTTALWSNDSLARRQLSAPEVFSSYVAVGDFEGYLHLLSQVDGRFVGRERIDSDGLRARPLVVGNMLYVFGNSGKLEALTIK; from the coding sequence ATGCGTGACGTGATCCGTTGGAAACATGCAGCATTGCTGGCTCTGGCCGTTCTGGCCGCGGGTTGCAGCAGCAACAGTAAGAAAGAATTGCCTCCGGCCGAGCTGACCAGCTTCAAGGAAGAAGTGGTCCTGCAAAAGCAGTGGAGCCGTTCCATCGGTGATGGGCAGGGCGAGACCTACAACATGTTGGTACCGGCAATCGACGGTGACAACATTGTGGCCGCTGACGTGACCGGCGTAGTGATCTCCATGGATCGCATGAACGGCGACGTGAAGTGGAAGAAAGACCTTGAGTTGCCTGTATCCGGCGCCGTCGGCGTGGGTTACGGCATGGTTATGCTCGGCACGCTCAAGGGCGAAGTCGTGGCGCTGGACTCCAGCACCGGTGAAGAGAAATGGCGCGCTCGCGTGACCAGTGAAGTCCTCGCACCGCCTGCTACCAACGGCGATATCGTAGTGGTTCAGACCCAGGACGACCGTGTGATCGGCCTTGACGCCAGCACCGGCGCACAGCGCTGGTTGTATGACAGCACCCCGGCGGTGTTGACGCTGCGCGGTACCAGCGGTCCGATTGTGACCAATAATCTGGCCGTTGCAGGCTTGTCGACCGGTAAAGTGGTCGCGCTGGATACCAAGAACGGCGTGCCGGTCTGGGAAACCCGCGTGGCCATCCCGCAAGGTCGTTCCGAACTGGATCGCGTTGTGGACATCGACGGTGGCTTGCTGCTGTCGGGAGAAACCCTCTACGTCGCCACTTACCAGGGCCGCGTTGCCGCTCTGGACCTGCAAAGCGGTCGCGTCAACTGGCAGCGTGATGCTTCCAGCTACGCCGGTGTCGCCCAAGGGTTCGGCAGCGTCTATGTAAGCCTGGCGTCCGGCACCGTTGAAAGTGTCGACGAACGTTCCACCACTGCACTGTGGAGCAACGACTCCCTGGCTCGCCGTCAACTGTCGGCTCCGGAAGTGTTCTCCAGCTATGTGGCGGTCGGCGACTTCGAAGGCTACCTGCACCTGCTGAGCCAGGTGGACGGTCGCTTTGTCGGTCGTGAACGTATTGACAGCGACGGCCTGCGTGCGCGTCCGCTGGTGGTGGGTAACATGCTTTATGTGTTTGGCAACAGCGGCAAGCTGGAAGCCCTGACCATCAAGTAA
- the der gene encoding ribosome biogenesis GTPase Der has translation MVPVIALVGRPNVGKSTLFNRLTRTRDAIVGDLSGLTRDRQYGEAKWQGRSYIIVDTGGISGDEHGMDEKMAEQSLLAIEEADVVLFLVDARAGYTAADQMIGEHLRKRNKRSYVVANKIDNIDPEMARAEFSPMGLGDAIPIAGAHGRGITQMLEIALSDFPKDDAEEEEGEEEVVAEGEEAKRIPGPSEKDGIKIAIIGRPNVGKSTLVNRMLGEDRVIVYDQPGTTRDSIYIPFERNDEKYTLIDTAGVRKRGKIHEEVEKFSVVKTLQAIKDANVVIFVMDAREGVVDHDLNLLGFALEAGRALVIAINKWDGMTPSERDFVKIELQRRLFFVEFADIHFISALHGTGVGNLYASVQNSFKSAVTRWPTNRLTQILEDAVGEHAPPMVNNRRIKLRYAHLGGANPPIIVIHGNQIEKVPKSYVRYLENTYRRVLKLVGTPIRIEFKGGENPYEGNKNTLTDRQVNKKRRLMTHHKKADKKRRDKR, from the coding sequence ATGGTTCCCGTAATCGCCCTGGTGGGCCGACCTAACGTCGGCAAGTCCACCTTGTTCAACCGCCTGACCAGGACTCGCGACGCCATCGTCGGCGACTTGTCCGGTCTGACCCGTGATCGCCAATACGGTGAGGCAAAGTGGCAAGGGCGCTCCTACATTATTGTCGACACCGGTGGTATCTCCGGTGACGAGCATGGCATGGACGAAAAAATGGCCGAGCAGTCGCTGCTCGCCATTGAAGAAGCCGATGTCGTGTTGTTCCTGGTGGACGCCCGTGCGGGCTACACCGCTGCCGACCAGATGATCGGCGAGCACCTGCGCAAGCGCAACAAGCGTTCCTACGTGGTCGCCAACAAGATCGACAACATCGATCCTGAAATGGCCCGTGCCGAATTCAGCCCGATGGGCCTGGGCGACGCGATCCCGATCGCCGGTGCCCACGGTCGCGGTATCACCCAGATGCTGGAAATTGCCCTGAGCGATTTCCCCAAGGATGACGCTGAGGAAGAAGAGGGCGAAGAAGAGGTCGTCGCCGAAGGCGAGGAAGCCAAGCGCATTCCTGGCCCGAGCGAAAAAGACGGGATCAAGATCGCTATCATCGGCCGTCCGAACGTCGGCAAGTCGACTCTGGTCAACCGCATGCTTGGTGAAGACCGGGTCATCGTCTACGACCAGCCCGGCACGACCCGCGACAGTATCTACATCCCGTTCGAGCGTAACGACGAGAAGTACACGCTGATCGACACCGCCGGTGTGCGCAAGCGCGGCAAGATCCACGAGGAAGTCGAAAAGTTTTCCGTGGTGAAAACCCTGCAGGCCATCAAAGACGCCAACGTGGTGATCTTCGTGATGGACGCCCGCGAAGGCGTGGTGGACCACGACCTCAACCTGCTGGGCTTTGCCCTGGAAGCCGGTCGGGCGCTGGTGATCGCGATCAACAAGTGGGACGGCATGACGCCAAGCGAGCGCGATTTCGTCAAGATCGAGCTGCAGCGTCGGTTGTTCTTCGTCGAGTTCGCCGATATCCACTTTATCTCGGCCCTGCACGGCACTGGCGTGGGTAACCTCTACGCGTCCGTACAGAACTCGTTCAAATCTGCGGTCACCCGCTGGCCAACCAACCGCCTCACCCAGATCCTGGAAGACGCCGTTGGCGAGCATGCGCCGCCGATGGTCAACAACCGCCGGATCAAACTGCGTTACGCCCACTTGGGTGGTGCCAACCCGCCGATTATCGTGATCCACGGTAACCAGATCGAGAAGGTGCCCAAGTCCTATGTGCGTTACCTGGAAAACACCTATCGCCGTGTCTTGAAACTGGTCGGTACGCCGATCCGTATCGAGTTCAAGGGTGGCGAGAACCCATACGAAGGCAACAAGAACACGCTGACGGACCGTCAGGTGAACAAGAAGCGTCGTTTGATGACTCACCACAAGAAGGCCGACAAGAAGCGCCGCGACAAGCGCTGA
- a CDS encoding pyridoxal phosphate-dependent aminotransferase: protein MITSKLPNVGTTIFTTMSQLAAETGALNLSQGFPDFNGPQALLDAVGKHVASGHNQYAPMTGLPILRQQVTAKIARSYGATVNPDSEVTITPGATAAIFCAIQAVIRSGDEVIVFDPCYDSYEPSVELAGGRCVHVQLSLDGFALDFEKIQAALSPRTRMIILNSPHNPTGALISRAELDLLAALIRDRDIYLVSDEVYEHLVFDGVPHVSVLAHEELYQRAFVVSSFGKTYHVTGWKTGYVVAPPALTAELRKVHQYVNFCGVTPLQFALADFMAEHPEHVDELPAFYQAKRDLFCDLLAPSRFSFTRVTGTYFQLVDYSQIRPDLDDVAMSLWMTREHGVATIPVSVFYQNPPQGQRLVRLCFAKREETLQQAAEKLCVI from the coding sequence ATGATCACCAGCAAGCTGCCGAATGTCGGCACGACCATTTTCACCACCATGTCGCAACTCGCTGCCGAAACCGGCGCACTCAACCTGTCCCAGGGTTTTCCCGACTTCAATGGTCCTCAGGCTTTGCTCGATGCAGTGGGCAAGCACGTTGCCAGCGGCCATAACCAATATGCGCCGATGACCGGCCTGCCGATCCTGCGTCAGCAAGTGACGGCCAAAATCGCTCGCAGCTACGGTGCCACGGTCAATCCCGACAGCGAAGTAACCATCACCCCAGGCGCCACTGCCGCGATCTTCTGCGCGATCCAGGCCGTGATCCGCAGTGGTGACGAAGTCATCGTGTTCGACCCGTGCTATGACAGCTACGAGCCTTCGGTCGAGCTGGCCGGTGGCCGCTGTGTGCATGTGCAACTGAGCCTGGACGGTTTTGCCCTGGACTTTGAAAAGATCCAGGCCGCGCTGTCGCCGCGCACGCGGATGATCATCCTCAACAGCCCACACAATCCCACCGGCGCACTGATCAGCCGTGCCGAGCTGGACCTGTTGGCGGCGTTGATCCGCGACCGCGATATCTACCTGGTCAGCGACGAGGTCTATGAACACTTGGTGTTCGATGGAGTGCCCCATGTCAGCGTGCTGGCCCATGAAGAACTCTACCAACGCGCCTTCGTGGTCAGCTCCTTTGGCAAGACCTACCACGTTACCGGCTGGAAGACCGGTTACGTGGTCGCGCCACCGGCCCTGACGGCCGAACTGCGCAAGGTGCACCAATACGTGAACTTCTGCGGTGTCACCCCGTTGCAGTTCGCGTTGGCCGACTTTATGGCCGAACACCCGGAGCACGTCGATGAGTTGCCGGCCTTCTACCAGGCCAAGCGTGATCTGTTCTGCGACCTGCTGGCACCGTCGCGTTTCAGCTTTACCCGCGTCACCGGCACGTACTTCCAGTTGGTGGATTACTCACAGATCCGCCCGGACCTGGATGACGTCGCCATGTCGCTATGGATGACCCGCGAACATGGCGTAGCGACCATCCCTGTGTCGGTGTTCTACCAGAACCCACCCCAAGGCCAGCGCCTGGTGCGCCTGTGCTTTGCCAAACGTGAGGAGACGCTGCAACAGGCAGCCGAAAAACTATGCGTGATCTGA
- a CDS encoding amidohydrolase, with protein sequence MRDLTALPNLNIALVQTTLAWHDRQANLDHFELLLEQARGADLIILPEMFTTGFSMESATLAEPENGPTHRWLQAQAAKYGAVITGSVIIQAADGSHRNRLLWARPDGEVMHYDKRHLFRMAGEHEHYTPGERQVQFELKGWRIRPLICYDLRFPVWSRDAQDTDLLLYTANWPGARRQHWNRLLPARAIENLCYVAAVNRVGTDGKGFVYTGDSHVLDFQGESLLSAGEADGVFQVCLDAAELAAYRTRFPANLDADTFQFV encoded by the coding sequence ATGCGTGATCTGACTGCATTGCCGAACCTGAACATCGCCCTGGTCCAGACCACCCTGGCCTGGCACGACCGCCAGGCCAACCTCGATCATTTCGAACTGCTGCTGGAACAGGCTCGGGGCGCTGACCTGATCATACTGCCGGAGATGTTCACCACCGGTTTTTCCATGGAGTCGGCGACCCTCGCCGAGCCGGAAAACGGCCCGACCCATCGCTGGTTGCAAGCTCAGGCGGCGAAGTACGGCGCGGTGATCACCGGCAGTGTGATCATCCAGGCCGCCGATGGTAGCCACCGCAACCGTCTGCTATGGGCGCGACCGGATGGCGAGGTTATGCATTACGACAAGCGCCACCTGTTCCGCATGGCGGGCGAGCACGAGCACTACACCCCTGGCGAGCGCCAGGTGCAGTTTGAGCTGAAGGGCTGGCGCATTCGTCCGTTGATTTGCTACGACCTGCGCTTCCCGGTGTGGAGCCGGGATGCCCAGGACACTGACCTGTTGCTCTATACCGCCAACTGGCCGGGTGCGCGGCGCCAGCATTGGAACCGGTTGCTGCCGGCGCGGGCGATCGAGAACCTGTGTTATGTCGCGGCGGTGAATCGGGTGGGCACGGATGGCAAGGGCTTTGTCTATACCGGGGATAGCCACGTGCTGGATTTCCAGGGGGAGAGCCTGCTGAGTGCGGGGGAGGCGGATGGGGTGTTCCAGGTGTGCCTGGACGCGGCGGAGCTGGCGGCGTATCGCACGCGGTTTCCGGCGAATTTGGATGCCGATACTTTCCAGTTTGTCTGA
- the leuA gene encoding 2-isopropylmalate synthase translates to MSMLKDPSSKYRAFPTIDIPDRTWPSKTITSAPIWCSSDLRDGNQSLIEPMDAVKKLRFWKTLVAVGVKEIEASFPAASQTDFDFVRTLIEDNHIPEDTTIQVLTQGREDLIARTFESLRGAKKAIVHLYNATSPSFRRIVFNQDKEGVKAIAVNAAKLFVKYAAQQPETQWTFEYSPETFSATELEFAKEVCDAVIEVWNPTPEHKMILNLPATVECATPNIYADQIEWFGRHINRRDSVIISLHTHNDRGTGVAATELGLMAGADRVEGCLFGNGERTGNVDLVTVALNLYTQGVNPELNFSDIDGVRKVVEECNQIQVHPRHPYVGDLVHTAFSGSHQDAIRKGFAQQKPDALWEVPYLPIDPADIGRSYEAVIRVNSQSGKGGIAYLLEQEYDISLPRRMQIEFSQVVQAETDRVGLEMTAAQIYALLQREYLQANTPYALVSHRLQEENGNSTVEVEVSSKGQGETNLRWHGKGNGALEALVAGLPIGVEIMDYNEHAIGAGTNAKAAAYIELRVNGERPVHGVGIDENITTASFKALFSALNRSLSQLEAKAA, encoded by the coding sequence ATGAGCATGCTCAAAGACCCGTCTTCGAAGTACCGCGCGTTCCCGACCATCGATATTCCGGACCGCACCTGGCCGTCGAAAACCATCACCAGCGCGCCGATCTGGTGCAGCTCCGACCTGCGCGATGGCAACCAGTCGTTGATCGAACCAATGGACGCGGTGAAAAAACTGCGTTTCTGGAAGACCCTGGTCGCCGTCGGCGTGAAGGAAATCGAAGCCTCGTTCCCGGCCGCTTCGCAAACCGACTTCGACTTTGTACGCACCCTGATCGAAGACAACCACATCCCCGAGGACACCACCATCCAGGTGCTGACCCAGGGCCGTGAAGACTTGATCGCACGCACCTTCGAATCCCTGCGCGGCGCCAAAAAGGCCATCGTGCACCTGTACAACGCCACCTCGCCGTCCTTCCGCCGTATTGTGTTCAACCAGGACAAGGAAGGCGTCAAGGCCATCGCGGTCAACGCGGCCAAGCTGTTCGTCAAATACGCCGCCCAGCAGCCGGAAACCCAGTGGACCTTCGAATACTCGCCGGAGACCTTCAGCGCTACCGAACTGGAGTTCGCCAAGGAAGTATGTGACGCGGTGATCGAGGTGTGGAACCCGACGCCTGAGCACAAGATGATCCTCAACCTGCCCGCCACCGTCGAGTGCGCCACGCCGAACATCTATGCCGACCAGATCGAGTGGTTCGGTCGCCATATCAATCGTCGTGACAGCGTGATCATCAGCCTGCACACCCACAACGACCGTGGCACCGGCGTCGCGGCCACCGAGCTGGGCCTGATGGCCGGCGCGGATCGCGTCGAAGGCTGCCTGTTCGGCAACGGCGAGCGTACCGGTAACGTCGACCTGGTAACCGTCGCGCTGAACCTCTACACCCAGGGCGTGAACCCTGAGCTGAACTTCTCTGACATCGACGGCGTGCGCAAGGTCGTCGAGGAGTGCAACCAGATCCAAGTGCACCCACGTCACCCGTATGTCGGCGATCTGGTACACACTGCGTTCTCCGGCTCCCACCAGGACGCAATCCGCAAGGGCTTCGCCCAGCAGAAACCCGACGCACTGTGGGAAGTGCCGTACTTGCCGATCGACCCGGCCGACATCGGTCGCAGCTACGAAGCGGTGATCCGTGTGAACAGCCAGTCGGGCAAAGGCGGTATCGCCTACCTGCTGGAGCAGGAATACGACATCAGCTTGCCGCGTCGCATGCAGATCGAATTCAGCCAGGTAGTCCAGGCCGAAACCGACCGCGTGGGCCTGGAGATGACCGCCGCGCAGATCTACGCCTTGCTGCAGCGTGAATACCTGCAAGCCAACACCCCATACGCGCTGGTCAGCCATCGTCTGCAAGAAGAAAACGGCAACAGCACGGTGGAAGTCGAAGTGTCGAGCAAAGGCCAGGGCGAAACCAACCTGCGCTGGCACGGCAAGGGCAACGGCGCGCTGGAAGCCTTGGTGGCCGGCCTGCCGATCGGTGTGGAGATCATGGACTACAACGAACACGCCATCGGCGCGGGCACGAATGCCAAGGCCGCGGCCTACATCGAGCTGCGCGTGAACGGCGAACGTCCGGTGCATGGCGTGGGCATCGATGAAAACATCACCACCGCCAGCTTCAAGGCCCTGTTCAGCGCGCTGAACCGCTCGCTGAGCCAGCTGGAAGCGAAAGCGGCGTAA
- a CDS encoding peptidoglycan DD-metalloendopeptidase family protein: MPRLFSVLMLLCLAFNAQADSYITRALNKPVPGGVAVVELGPSATAPKATYQGKPVLVVKEQDTWLAIVGIPLTTKPGNERISSGGRNLPFIVGYKQYPEQRITLKNKSQVNPEPAQLKRIEAELAVQIKAYRSFSPNLPSNLVLDKPVNGPLSSKFGVRRFFNGEERNPHSGLDFAVPAGTPIKTPANGKVILVGNYFFNGNTVFVDHGQGFISMFCHMSKIDVTVGQQLARGAVVGKVGSTGRATGPHMHWNVSLNDARVDPAIFIGAFQP, encoded by the coding sequence ATGCCCCGTCTCTTTAGTGTGCTGATGCTGCTGTGCCTCGCCTTTAACGCCCAAGCCGACAGCTACATCACCCGCGCCCTGAACAAACCGGTACCGGGCGGTGTGGCGGTGGTCGAACTGGGCCCTTCTGCCACCGCGCCGAAAGCCACCTATCAGGGCAAGCCGGTATTGGTGGTGAAGGAACAGGACACCTGGCTGGCGATTGTCGGCATCCCGCTGACCACCAAGCCGGGCAACGAGCGCATCAGCAGCGGTGGGCGCAACCTGCCGTTTATCGTCGGTTACAAGCAATACCCGGAACAGCGCATCACCTTGAAGAACAAAAGCCAGGTCAACCCCGAGCCGGCGCAACTCAAACGCATCGAGGCCGAGCTGGCGGTGCAGATCAAGGCTTACCGCAGCTTCAGCCCGAACCTGCCGAGCAACCTGGTGCTGGACAAACCGGTGAACGGGCCGCTGTCGAGCAAGTTCGGTGTACGCCGCTTCTTCAACGGCGAAGAACGCAACCCCCATTCGGGACTGGACTTTGCCGTTCCGGCGGGTACGCCGATCAAGACGCCGGCGAATGGCAAGGTGATCCTGGTCGGTAACTATTTCTTCAACGGCAACACCGTGTTCGTCGATCATGGCCAGGGGTTTATCAGCATGTTCTGCCATATGTCGAAGATCGATGTGACCGTGGGCCAGCAACTGGCGCGCGGGGCGGTGGTGGGCAAGGTCGGCTCGACAGGCCGCGCGACCGGACCGCACATGCACTGGAACGTCAGCCTCAACGATGCCCGCGTGGACCCGGCGATCTTCATCGGCGCGTTCCAGCCTTGA
- the xseA gene encoding exodeoxyribonuclease VII large subunit, whose amino-acid sequence MIKDPFARLGLDREVLTVSQLNGRARVLLEDVFTNIWVEGEISNLARPASGHVYFTLKDSGAQVRCALFRNNAARVRQALKDGLAVKVRGKVSLFEGRGDYQLILDTVEPAGDGALRLAFDALKEKLSAEGLFSAERKVPLPAHPQRIGIISSPTGAVIRDIISVFRRRAPQVQLTLIPTAVQGREAIPQIVRALKLADARGFDALILARGGGSLEDLWCFNEEAVARAVDACVTPIVSAVGHETDVSICDFVADVRAPTPSAAAELLAPDASNLVRQVESLHRRLVMLMRNRLSHDRLRLEGMARRLRHPGERLRQQAQRLDDLDMRLRRAFERSLNTRRERLIRLETHLAGQHPGRQLALLRQRLDSLAERLPRAMREGLKARRLQLQSQAQTLQVVSPLATLGRGYSILLDERGQAIRNAAQTQTGQRLTARLGEGQLQVRVEDNHLTPVTLSLLD is encoded by the coding sequence ATGATTAAAGATCCTTTCGCCCGCCTGGGCCTGGACCGCGAAGTCCTGACTGTCAGCCAGCTCAACGGCCGCGCGCGGGTGTTGCTGGAAGACGTGTTCACCAATATCTGGGTCGAAGGCGAGATCTCCAACCTCGCCCGCCCGGCCTCCGGTCACGTGTATTTCACCCTCAAGGACAGCGGCGCCCAGGTGCGTTGCGCGTTGTTTCGCAACAACGCCGCGCGGGTGCGCCAGGCTTTGAAAGACGGCCTTGCCGTGAAAGTGCGTGGCAAGGTCTCGCTGTTCGAGGGCCGTGGCGACTACCAGTTGATCCTCGACACCGTGGAGCCGGCCGGCGACGGCGCGTTGCGCCTGGCCTTTGATGCCTTGAAGGAAAAGCTCAGCGCCGAGGGCCTGTTCAGTGCCGAGCGCAAGGTGCCGCTACCGGCCCATCCGCAACGCATCGGCATCATCAGCTCGCCCACCGGTGCGGTGATCCGCGACATCATCAGCGTGTTCCGCCGCCGTGCGCCGCAGGTGCAATTGACGCTGATCCCCACCGCCGTGCAAGGCCGCGAAGCGATCCCGCAGATTGTACGGGCGCTGAAGCTGGCGGACGCGCGAGGCTTCGACGCGCTGATCCTGGCCCGTGGCGGTGGCTCGCTGGAAGACCTCTGGTGCTTCAACGAAGAAGCCGTGGCCCGAGCAGTGGACGCCTGCGTCACGCCTATCGTCAGTGCCGTGGGGCATGAGACCGATGTGTCCATCTGTGACTTCGTCGCCGACGTGCGCGCACCCACCCCTTCAGCAGCCGCCGAATTGCTCGCACCGGACGCCAGCAACCTGGTGCGCCAGGTCGAGAGCCTGCATCGCCGCCTGGTGATGCTGATGCGCAATCGCCTGAGCCACGACCGCCTGCGCCTGGAAGGCATGGCACGCCGCCTGCGCCACCCTGGCGAGCGTCTGCGCCAGCAGGCCCAGCGCCTGGATGACTTGGACATGCGCCTGCGCCGCGCCTTCGAGCGCAGCCTCAATACCCGGCGCGAACGCCTGATCCGCCTGGAAACCCATCTCGCCGGCCAACACCCCGGCCGCCAGCTGGCCCTGTTGCGCCAACGCCTGGACAGCCTCGCCGAACGCCTGCCCCGCGCCATGCGCGAAGGCCTCAAGGCGCGCCGCCTGCAACTGCAAAGCCAGGCGCAGACGCTACAAGTGGTCAGCCCCCTGGCCACGTTGGGCCGTGGCTATAGCATCCTGCTGGACGAGCGCGGCCAGGCCATTCGCAACGCTGCGCAAACCCAAACCGGCCAACGCCTGACCGCACGGCTCGGTGAAGGCCAATTGCAAGTGCGGGTGGAAGACAACCACCTGACACCCGTCACCCTTTCGTTATTGGATTGA